Proteins from one Rosa chinensis cultivar Old Blush chromosome 7, RchiOBHm-V2, whole genome shotgun sequence genomic window:
- the LOC121050703 gene encoding uncharacterized protein LOC121050703, with the protein MPVADMLVDAVAGHELLSFMDGTAGYHQIPVAEEDRHKTAFRCPGGLHDDVIVKSKKSGDHFTDLRKVFERMQLHKLKMNPAKCVFGVQAGDFLGFIVHQRGIEVPEDKANAVINASPPRTKKELQRLLGRINFLRRFISNSSGKIHPFSPLLKLQGQNEFVWEPKHQEAFDKIKAYLASPPVLVPPRAGFPLKLYVSAAEASIGSLLAQDDENGVEHAIFYLSRIGKWVLALSEFSLQYVPQKAVKGQAIADFLAHHLMLDVPAVRDLEVAAITLDRPDLACLPEYATIYQAIVSLQPWVLYFDGSRTDTLAGAGVVLENPAGGQFSYSFQLEFRCTNNQAEYEALIIGLEVLLEMGIRDVQILGDSLLVINQLCNEFRCNSFTLVPYWNRALDLLDQFDNMHLEHIPRERNFAANELAQLATGVTLRYGVRERILKVERRTLPSWMARRDPPDDTSVATLEPIDVDWRIPLIVYLKQPDPTADRKIRFLALNYFLRGDELRRRGEDGIDFRCVYGCEAKQLMHEVHSDICGAHQAGPKMRWLLRRHGYFWPIILKDCIAFAKGCLDCQAHGPVQHVPNVPMQPIIKPWPARGWALDLIGMIHPHSSLQHKFIIVATDFFTNWVEAEPLKEASGGMLRQFLFRNIICRFGIPEVFVSDRGAAFMGGEVDKLAKEWGIQFVHSSPYYAQSNGQAEASNKIIITLLKKMLEANPRQWHETLYETLWAYRTSKRNPTATTPYALMFGHDAVLPLEVNVQSLRVQEQHHLIGEDYVQAMWQEHEDLSEKRLEALDSLVMEKKRVARAYDKRTRGRNYSEGELVWKAVLPLGEKLDGRGKWTPRWEGPYIIYKILGKGAFHLKDLDGDVHHNPINGRYLKNTFSMFGTQRSRRQFIRIRHGGQF; encoded by the exons aggtttacatgATGACGTCATCGTGAAGTCTAAGAAGAGTGGAGATCACTTCACGGATCTCAGAAAAGTTTTCGAGCGCATGCAGCTACACAAGCTTAAAATGAATCCCGCCAAGTGTGTTTTTGGAGTTCAGGCAGGAGATTTcctgggattcattgtccatcaaagaggcattgaggtccctgaggataaAGCAAACGCGGTCATCAATGCATCTCCCCCGCGAACGAAGAAAGAATTACAGCGACTATTGGGTAGGATCAACTTCTTGCGACGATTCATTTCTAACTCTTCAGGCAAAATCCATCCGTTTTCCCCACTGTTGAAGTTGCAAGGACAGAAcgagtttgtgtgggaacctaaacaccaagaggctttcgacaaaaTCAAGGCCTATCTGGCAAGCCCGCCAGTGCTTGTTCCTCCTAGAGCGGGATTTCCATTAAAGTTGTAtgtttcagcagctgaggcttccattggcagcctcctCGCTCAGGATGATGAAAATGGTGTTGAACATGccatcttttacctca GTcgtattggcaagtgggtgctcGCCCTATCAGAATTCTCACTACAGTATGTGCCACAGAAAGCAGTAAAGGGGCaagccatcgcagactttctggcacatcacctTATGCTGGATGTCCCCGCGGTTAGAGATTTAGAGGTCGCTGCCATAACTTTAGATCGCCCGGATTTAGCGTGCTTACCAGAGTACGCCACGATTTATCAAGCCATAGTCTCACTCCAGCcttgggtgttatattttgacggGTCAAGAACAGATACGCTAGCAGGAGCAGGGGTTGTCTTGGAAAACCCGGCCGGCGGTCAATTTTCCTACTCTTTCCAGTTGGAGTTCCGGTGTACCAATAAccaagcagagtatgaggccctcattataGGCCTAGAGGTACTACTGGAAATGGGAATCAGAGATGTACAAATACTTGGCGATTCTCTCTTGGTTATCAATCAGTTGTGCAACGAGTTCAGATGCAATAGCTTCACGTTGGTTCCTTATTGGAACAGGGCATTAGACTTGTTAGACCAGTTTGATAACATGCATCTTGAGCACATTCCTCGTGAGCGAAATTTTGCAGCGAACGAGTTGGCCCAGCTGGCAACAGGGGTAACATTGAGATATGGCGTGCGGGAGAGAATCCTTAAAGTCGAGCGTCGCACgcttccttcatggatggcgaGAAGAGATCCTCCAGATGATACCTCAGTCGCGACCCTGGAACCCATTGACGTAGATTGGCGTATCCCTTTGATCGTTTATCTCAAGCAGCCAGATCCCACTGCCGACAGGAAGATTCGTTTTCTTGCACTAAATTACTTTCTTAGAGGTGACGAGCTGCGACGACGCGgcgaagatggcatagacttcagATGTGTTTATGGCTGCGAAGCGAAACAACTCATGCACGAAGTTCATTCCGACATTTGTGGTGCTCACCAAGCAGGTCCAAAGATGCGATGGTTACTCAGACGACATGGATATTTTTGGCCCATTATCTTGAAGGATTGCATCGCATTCGCTAAAGGTTGTTTGGACTGCCAAGCTCATGGGCCGGTCCAGCATGTCCCTAATGTTCCAATGCAACCCattattaagccttggcccgCAAGAGGATGGGCGCTAGATttaattgggatgattcacccacaTTCATCACTTCAGCACAAGTTCATTATCGTCGCGACTGATTTCTTTACAAACTGGGTCGAAGCAGAACCTTTGAAAGAAGCATCTGGTGGTATGTTGCGACAATTTCTATTTAGGAACATCATATGCAGATTTGGTATCCCAGAAGTTTTTGTTTCGGACCGGGGGGCAGCTTTCATGGGTGGTGAAGTTGATAAACTGGCAAAGGAATGGGGAATACAGTTCGTCCATTCCAGTCCTTATTATGCTCAGTCTAACGGTCAAGCAGAGGCCAgcaacaaaatcatcatcactttACTGAAGAAAATGTTGGAAGCTAATCCGCGACAATGGCATGAGACCCTTTATGAGACTCTTTGGGCCTACCGCACATCGAAGCGAAATCCCACCGCGACTACACCttatgctttgatgtttggcCATGACGCAGTCCTGCCTTTGGAAGTCAACGTCCAATCATTACGAGTCCAAGAGCAACATCATCTCATTGGAGAAGACTACGTTCAGGCTATGTGGCAggaacatgaagaccttagcGAAAAGCGCTTGGAGGCTTTAGATAGTTTGGTCATGGAAAAGAAACGAGTCGCTCGAGCCTATGACAAGCGAACAAGGGGAAGGAATTACAGCGAAGGagagttggtttggaaagcagttcTCCCGCTTGGCGAAAAATTAGATGGTCGCGGCAAATGGACTCCAagatgggaaggcccgtacatcaTTTATAAAATCTTAGGGAAAGGagcttttcatctcaaggacCTGGATGGAGATGTCCATCATAACCCTATCAATGGGAGATACTTGAAGAATACTTTCTCAATGTTTGGGACTCAGAGGAGTCGTAGACAGTTTATTCGCATAAGACATGGGGGACAATTCTAG